Proteins encoded in a region of the Enterococcus gilvus ATCC BAA-350 genome:
- a CDS encoding GHKL domain-containing protein has translation MQAMIITFFTFSHVLNFGISYFILDEIKNKKRINYLLVPLIVLFGVVIGYTFTYLDTVVMVLFFLILSLKNSEERNVVFSLLIVSSACLIEILVSRITEPLLLIVLEKQNGLFFLLFFVLYYALLILSSSFYKKHIVTFIRKKRKINLSAYLLTTALVVYFSYGTISLYASTVFLKLFVAVFYLIFAFLGGVIIQSISSNQELKIEAEKRQVEYVIHQRYIEDLKNQYQGIREFRHDYVNLLTAIEYYIEKEEFDGLKTFFNSSVIKTKRFTGNDILHADELNKIDSLDIKSILTMKLLAAQDKKIDVQIEADDGIRLNQKVDSVVLIRILGILLDNAVEEVERIEGGKIVIGIFSVKGDTIFVIENTARQQLEPMHVLKQKGFSTKGEGRGLGLSNLDELTAMEPNILLETIISEQRFTQKVVVIGEEEERC, from the coding sequence ATGCAGGCAATGATTATTACGTTTTTCACTTTTTCACATGTATTAAATTTCGGAATCAGTTATTTTATTTTGGATGAGATCAAAAATAAAAAACGGATCAATTATTTGCTTGTTCCCTTGATCGTCCTATTTGGAGTAGTTATTGGCTATACCTTCACTTACCTAGACACGGTGGTGATGGTTCTCTTTTTCCTGATTCTGTCATTGAAAAATTCGGAGGAGAGAAATGTTGTCTTTTCACTGTTGATCGTATCCAGTGCGTGTCTGATAGAAATACTAGTCAGCAGAATTACCGAACCCTTGTTGCTTATTGTATTGGAAAAACAAAATGGTTTGTTCTTTTTGCTCTTTTTTGTACTCTATTATGCTCTTTTGATTCTTAGCAGTTCGTTTTATAAAAAGCATATAGTAACGTTCATCAGAAAAAAGAGAAAAATTAATTTGTCCGCGTATTTATTAACGACAGCATTGGTTGTTTATTTTTCCTACGGGACGATCTCGCTCTATGCCTCTACGGTGTTCTTAAAATTATTTGTAGCTGTCTTTTATCTTATTTTCGCGTTTCTCGGGGGCGTGATCATTCAATCCATCTCAAGTAATCAAGAGTTAAAGATCGAGGCGGAGAAAAGACAGGTGGAGTATGTGATTCACCAGCGCTACATAGAGGACTTAAAAAATCAGTATCAGGGAATTCGCGAGTTTCGTCACGATTACGTCAATCTGTTGACTGCGATCGAATACTATATTGAAAAAGAAGAGTTTGATGGGCTGAAAACATTTTTTAATTCCAGTGTCATAAAGACAAAAAGGTTTACAGGCAACGACATTCTCCATGCGGATGAATTGAACAAGATCGATTCTTTGGACATAAAAAGTATTTTGACCATGAAATTGCTTGCGGCTCAGGATAAAAAAATCGATGTACAAATAGAAGCGGATGACGGCATCAGGCTCAATCAGAAGGTGGATTCGGTCGTGCTGATCCGCATACTAGGCATCCTATTAGACAACGCAGTCGAAGAGGTAGAAAGGATTGAAGGCGGGAAAATAGTGATCGGTATCTTCTCGGTCAAAGGAGATACGATTTTTGTGATAGAGAATACGGCCCGTCAGCAGCTAGAACCGATGCACGTATTGAAACAAAAAGGCTTTTCGACCAAGGGCGAGGGAAGAGGACTGGGTCTTTCTAATCTTGATGAATTAACAGCCATGGAGCCGAATATTTTGCTGGAAACGATCATTTCTGAGCAACGCTTTACTCAGAAGGTGGTTGTGATTGGTGAGGAGGAAGAGCGGTGTTAG
- a CDS encoding LytR/AlgR family response regulator transcription factor → MLGVFICEDNEVQRKQVTSFIRKYLLIEELDMAIKVSTGDPEEILDYLEQHPDSRGIYFLDVDLKCEMNGIELGAKIREKDLRGKIVFITTHDELLSLTFKYKVEAMDYILKEGDIANVRERIKAALDQAQRHFLEESQKADDFIQLKIGSQIRVFDLQQVMFFETAPTPHKLILHLANSTLEFYGKINDTAELSPSLIKIHKSYVINFKNIQLIDKKKREVTMTNGEKCLLSIRLSKKLEATLKTK, encoded by the coding sequence GTGTTAGGGGTTTTTATTTGCGAAGACAATGAGGTTCAACGAAAACAAGTCACGTCTTTTATTAGAAAGTATCTGCTGATCGAAGAACTAGACATGGCGATCAAAGTAAGCACGGGTGATCCTGAAGAGATTTTGGATTATTTGGAGCAGCACCCGGATAGTCGAGGCATTTACTTTTTAGATGTCGACTTAAAATGTGAGATGAACGGTATTGAATTAGGCGCAAAAATCAGAGAAAAAGATTTACGTGGAAAAATTGTGTTTATTACCACCCATGATGAATTGTTGTCGCTGACATTCAAATACAAAGTCGAAGCGATGGATTATATTTTAAAAGAGGGAGACATCGCGAACGTCAGAGAACGAATTAAGGCAGCCTTAGACCAAGCGCAGCGACATTTTTTGGAGGAGTCTCAAAAAGCGGATGACTTTATTCAATTGAAGATCGGTAGTCAAATTCGAGTGTTTGATTTGCAGCAGGTGATGTTTTTTGAAACGGCGCCGACACCCCACAAGCTGATCCTGCATCTAGCCAACAGTACGCTGGAGTTTTATGGAAAAATCAATGACACCGCTGAATTATCCCCTTCACTGATCAAAATCCATAAATCATACGTGATCAATTTTAAAAATATCCAGCTGATCGATAAGAAAAAAAGAGAAGTCACGATGACCAATGGCGAGAAATGTTTGTTGTCTATTCGTCTGAGTAAAAAGCTGGAAGCAACGCTCAAGACGAAATAA
- a CDS encoding PRD domain-containing protein, whose product MKNAQLSTQRSNASDRQFIRQLADLAKRNYALTDNFYLANNLSYFLFNAAESIPMPHIFPISTIEIMENLFKSEVAFAKKAVEEIEDYLQQPLKTTDSFVLTEAVIAANYQLNINEHEQEKFLQLIHSLLTQIIFHVQIPRADLFLKAPRLMRHLKFLALHILKEKQEAEASDNDLYFYVSERYTHEFHAANQIRVFVTETYDFDLSNDEISYLILHFRVLRKLEAY is encoded by the coding sequence ATGAAAAATGCTCAATTATCCACACAGCGTTCTAACGCATCTGATCGTCAGTTCATCCGACAATTAGCGGACTTAGCAAAAAGAAACTACGCACTCACAGACAACTTTTATTTAGCCAACAATCTGTCTTACTTTCTATTTAATGCGGCTGAATCGATTCCTATGCCGCACATTTTTCCTATTTCAACCATTGAGATTATGGAGAATTTATTTAAATCAGAGGTCGCCTTTGCAAAAAAAGCCGTCGAAGAAATAGAAGACTATTTGCAGCAGCCTCTGAAAACGACCGATTCCTTCGTTCTGACCGAAGCGGTCATAGCCGCAAATTATCAACTGAACATCAACGAACATGAACAGGAAAAATTTCTCCAATTGATCCATAGCTTACTTACACAAATTATTTTCCATGTTCAAATACCAAGAGCTGACCTGTTTTTGAAAGCCCCGCGATTGATGCGGCACCTTAAGTTTTTGGCGCTACATATACTAAAAGAGAAGCAGGAAGCCGAAGCATCTGACAATGACCTATATTTTTACGTAAGTGAACGCTATACCCATGAATTTCACGCTGCGAATCAGATCCGTGTCTTTGTCACTGAAACGTATGATTTCGATTTATCGAATGACGAAATCAGCTACCTCATTTTGCATTTTCGCGTGTTGAGAAAATTAGAAGCCTACTAA
- a CDS encoding MerR family transcriptional regulator — protein MRSTNYLTISEFSKLSGIKRKTLIYYDQIGLLPPKHVGEKGYRYYDYPQLYTVNMINLFREIKMPLSEIKDHLQNSTPEQAATLLKRQQELILQKQKHYEQMSGMVTRQLASLKEYEQAEQLKFSVVPLEMTPLFFSSKIYKIPEFRASISLSEVYQEGFSAGYPFIYPSGIMFKIESDKLKNDPFESIEIQYYIRVPEAAESRPAGDYLVCYYTGVVSHDTILKMMFEYLEKQDLKIQGNVYVDMILNGLSGHTFNDFLLKLVVRVAPVS, from the coding sequence ATGCGCTCAACGAATTACTTAACTATCAGTGAATTTTCCAAGCTATCGGGTATTAAACGAAAGACCTTGATTTATTACGATCAGATCGGGCTTTTGCCACCAAAGCATGTCGGAGAAAAAGGCTATCGCTACTATGATTATCCGCAACTTTACACGGTCAATATGATCAATCTATTTCGAGAAATCAAAATGCCCTTGTCAGAAATCAAAGATCACCTGCAAAATAGTACCCCGGAACAAGCGGCCACGTTGCTTAAGCGTCAGCAAGAATTGATCCTTCAAAAGCAAAAGCATTATGAACAAATGTCTGGTATGGTCACGCGCCAATTGGCGTCATTAAAGGAATACGAACAAGCAGAACAGTTAAAATTCTCAGTGGTCCCTTTAGAGATGACCCCACTTTTTTTTAGTTCGAAAATCTATAAAATCCCTGAATTCCGCGCATCGATCTCGTTGAGTGAAGTCTATCAAGAGGGCTTTTCAGCCGGCTATCCGTTTATTTATCCTTCGGGGATCATGTTCAAAATTGAAAGCGATAAATTAAAGAACGATCCCTTTGAATCCATCGAGATCCAATATTATATTCGCGTTCCCGAAGCTGCTGAGAGCCGACCCGCAGGAGATTACTTGGTGTGCTACTATACCGGAGTCGTCTCCCACGATACGATCCTCAAAATGATGTTCGAGTATCTGGAGAAACAGGATCTAAAAATTCAAGGAAATGTTTACGTCGACATGATCCTAAATGGCCTCTCGGGGCATACATTCAATGATTTTCTTTTAAAATTAGTTGTTCGGGTGGCTCCTGTGTCTTAA